Proteins from a genomic interval of Eulemur rufifrons isolate Redbay chromosome 10, OSU_ERuf_1, whole genome shotgun sequence:
- the DND1 gene encoding dead end protein homolog 1, whose protein sequence is MQSKRECELWCERVNPENKAALEAWVRETGIRLVQVNGQRKYGGPPPGWVGSPPPAGSEVFIGRLPQDVYEHQLIPLFQRVGRLYEFRLMMTFSGLNRGFAYARYSSRRGAQAAIATLHNHPLRPSCPLLVCRSTEKCELSVDGLPASLSRRALLLALQPLGPGLQEARLLPSPGPAPAQIALLKFGSHRAAAMAKKALVEGQSHLCGEQVTVEWLKPDLKQRLRQQLVGPSLRCLQPESSRLSLARDKLGSQGARAALQLLCQQMKLGSPVFLTKCLGTGPAGWHRFWYQVVIPGHPVPFSGLIWVVLATDGQDGHEVAKDAVSAQLLEALGESGASLLWSAGAEAGAIVKQ, encoded by the exons ATGCAGTCCAAGCGGGAATGTGAG CTGTGGTGCGAGAGGGTGAATCCAGAGAACAAGGCGGCGCTGGAGGCGTGGGTCAGGGAGACGGGCATCCGCCTGGTGCAGGTGAACGGGCAGAGGAAGTATGGCGGGCCACCCCCAG GCTGGGTGGGCAGCCCGCCGCCAGCCGGGTCAGAGGTGTTTATCGGACGGCTGCCCCAGGACGTGTACGAGCACCAGCTGATCCCACTGTTCCAGCGCGTGGGCCGCCTCTACGAATTCCGCCTGATGATGACCTTCAGCGGCCTGAACCGCGGCTTCGCGTATGCCCGCTACAGCTCGCGGCGCGGCGCGCAGGCTGCCATCGCCACGCTGCACAACCACCCGCTGCGGCCGTCCTGCCCGCTGCTCGTGTGCCGCAGCACCGAGAAGTGCGAGCTGAGCGTGGACGGGCTGCCGGCCAGTCTGAGCCGCCGTGCGCTGCTGCTTGCGCTGCAGCCGCTGGGTCCTGGCCTGCAGGAGGCGCGGCTGCTGCCCAGCCCCGGGCCGGCGCCCGCGCAGATCGCGCTGCTCAAATTCGGCTCGCACCGCGCGGCCGCCATGGCCAAAAAGGCCCTGGTGGAAG GCCAGTCACACCTCTGTGGAGAGCAGGTGACTGTGGAGTGGCTGAAGCCAGACCTGAAGCAGCGACTGCGCCAACAACTTGTGGGTCCCTCCCTGAGGTGCCTACAACCAGAGAGCAGCCGATTGTCCCTGGCCAGGGACAAGCTAGGGTCCCAAGGAGCTCGTGCTGCCCTACAGTTGTTGTGCCAACAAATGAAGCTGGGTAGCCCAGTCTTCCTCACCAAGTGTTTGGGCACAGGACCTGCTGGCTGGCACCGCTTCTGGTACCAGGTGGTGATTCCTGGGCATCCAGTGCCCTTCAGCGGCCTCATCTGGGTTGTGCTGGCCACAGATGGGCAGGATGGGCATGAGGTGGCTAAGGATGCTGTGTCTGCACAGCTGCTGGAGGCACTGGGTGAGTCTGGGGCCAGCCTCTTGTGGTCTGCTGGGGCTGAGGCAGGTGCCATTGTTAAGCAGTGA
- the WDR55 gene encoding WD repeat-containing protein 55 has translation MDRVCEERPAEDGSDEEDPDSMESPVRIRDTPEDIVLEAPASGLAFHPARDLLAAGDVDGDVFVFSYSCQEGETKELWSSGHHLKSCRAVVFSADGQKLVTVSKDKAIHVLDVEQGRLERRISKAHGAPINTLLLVDENVLATGDDAGCIRLWDQRKEGPLMDMRQHEEYIADMALDPAKKLLLTASGDGCLGVFNIKRRRFELLSEPQSGDLTSVTLMKCGKKVACGSSEGTIYLFNWNGFGATSDRFALRAESIDCMVPVTESLLCTGSTDGVIRAVNILPNRVVGSVGQHAGEPVEELALSHCGRFLASSGHDQRLKFWDLAQLRTVVVDDYRRRKKKGGSLRALSSKAWSTDDFFAGLREEGEDSVAREEEEESEDDSD, from the exons ATGGACCGCGTTTGTGAGGAGAGGCCCGCCGAGGATGGGAGCGACGAGGAGGACCCTGATTCCATGGAATCCCCGGTCCGGATCCGGGACACCCCGGAAGACATCGTGCTGGAAGCGCCGGCCAGTGGGCTGGCGTTCCATCCGGCCCGCGACCTACTGGCTGCAGGGGACGTGGACGGGGACGTGTTCGT CTTTTCCTACTCTTGCCAAGAGGGAGAAACCAAGGAGCTCTGGTCATCAGGTCACCATCTCAAGTCCTGCCGAGCTGTGGTCTTCTCTGCAGATGGGCAGA AACTTGTTACTGTCTCCAAGGACAAAGCCATCCACGTTCTAGATGTGGAGCAGGGCCGACTAGAAAGACGTATTTCCAAGGCTCATGG TGCCCCCATCAACACTCTCCTGCTGGTGGATGAGAATGTTTTGGCCACTGGGGACGATGCAGGTTGTATCCGTCTCTGGGACCAGCGGAAGGAGGGCCCCTTAATGGATATGCGCCAGCACGAGGAGTACATCGCAGACATGGCTCTGGATCCAGCCAAGAAGCTGCTGCTCACAGCCAG TGGGGATGGCTGCCTTGGTGTCTTCAACATCAAGAGACGCCGGTTCGAGCTgctctcagagcctcagtctgGGGACCTCACTTCTGTCACCCTCATGAAA TGTGGGAAGAAGGTGGCCTGTGGCTCCAGTGAAGGTACCATCTACCTCTTCAACTGGAACGGCTTCGGGGCCACAAGTGACCGCTTTGCCCTGAGAGCCGAGTCCATTGACTGCATGGTTCCAGTCACTGAGAGTCTGCTATGCACTGGCTCCACTGATGGAGTGATCAG GGCTGTGAACATCCTGCCAAACCGAGTGGTGGGCAGTGTGGGCCAGCATGCCGGGGAGCCTGTGGAAGAGCTGGCCCTTTCCCACTGTGGCCGCTTCCTGGCCAGCAGTGGCCATGACCAGCGCCTCAAGTTTTGGGACTTGGCCCAGCTGCGAACTGTGGTGGTGGATGACTACCGTCGGCGCAAAAAAAAGGGAGGATCACTGCGGGCCCTGAGCAGCAAGGCCTGGAGCACTGATGACTTCTTCGCAGGACtgagggaagaaggagaggacTCTGTGGCtcgggaggaagaggaggagagtgaGGATGACAGTGACTGA